From Mya arenaria isolate MELC-2E11 chromosome 1, ASM2691426v1, a single genomic window includes:
- the LOC128231495 gene encoding solute carrier family 28 member 3-like: MSDPVQFTGMRVLGDDAKTGIDNAAYINNEQNAENETKLDSPTSHKHEQKFEKDPPETKYEIPSEYDNIPDVNFGDKTTADSRAGEAEDEHYNAYNRAIVGSRETIYSFYEDHTKVIHTGFGLFLLVLYFAYVAYAFYYRFGDEGSWRLLGVTIFIVLIITITKLSEAYEESINAWWDRVKEYQKSKCARRTGLTIAWALRIIVVVGVVTYVIIDIAIDQPANLISVAGMVLYIIIFYIFSINPAKVNWHTVFWGIALQYVFALLILRTETGYQIFKWLGDRVTEFLEHTMAGILFAFGDTYTDHFFAMKVLSIVIFFFTFINIMYYLGVMQAVIKVVGRFLAFCMGTTPAESINAAANIFVSMTESPLMIRPFLEDMTRSELHAVMTGGFATIAGSVLGAYISFGVPANHLLSASVMSAPAALAISKLAYPEVEKSKASSDDFTKMEKSPEHNLIEAASNGATASLKIIGAILVNVIAFLSLLAFLNATLTWIGHRVGIYEPDLTFELITSYVLFPVSFFMGVETGDCRKVAELIGVKTFTNEFIAYGNLKVLIENRQALSNYTTFHNTTDWFWDKGNVVLNITGEVLAGGFISEKSEIISTYALCGFANFGSIGITLGGLGSLAPSRRSDLTQMVVRAMICGNVACFLTACIAGLLYKPF; the protein is encoded by the exons ATGTCTGACCCAGTTCAATTCACTGGCATGCGGGTCCTTGGGGACGACGCAAAGACAGGGATCGACAATGCTGCGTATATAAACAACGAACAG AATGCCGAAAACGAGACCAAGCTGGACTCACCTACATCACACAAACACGAACAAAAGTTTGAGAAAGACCCCCCGGAAACAAAATACGAAATTCCAAGCGAGTATGATAACATACCAGATGTGAATTTTGGAGACAAGACAACTGCAGATTCAAGAGCTGGCGAAGCAGAAGATGAACATTATAACGCTTACAACAGAGCCATT GTAGGCTCTCGTGAGACGATCTACTCGTTTTATGAGGACCATACAAAGGTTATCCACACCGGTTTCGGCCTTTTTCTGCTGGTTCTCTATTTCGCCTATGTCGCCTACGCTTTCTATTACAG ATTTGGCGACGAAGGATCATGGCGGCTGTTGGGTGTCACCATCTTTATTGTTCTCATCATCACCATTACGAAGCTGTCCGAAGCTTACGAGGAGTCCATAAACGCTTGGTGGGACAGAGTTAAAGAATACCAGAAATCCAAATGTGCGCGCAGAACCGGCCTAACAATTGCATG GGCTTTACGTATCATTGTGGTAGTCGGGGTTGTGACCTATGTGATCATAGACATCGCCATAGACCAGCCAGCCAACCTCATATCTGTGGCGGGGATGGTCCTCTATATCATTATCTTCTACATCTTCTCCATCAATCCCGCGAAG GTGAACTGGCACACTGTGTTCTGGGGTATCGCCCTCCAGTACGTGTTTGCTCTGCTCATCCTTCGCACAGAAACCGGGTACCAGATATTCAAGTGGCTAGGGGACCGGGTCACTGAGTTCCTGGAACACACTATGGCCGGGATACTGTTCGCATTTGGAGATACATACACAGACCACTTCTTCGCTATGAAG GTGCTGTCCATAGTGATCTTCTTCTTCACTTTCATTAACATAATGTATTACCTTGGTGTGATGCAGGCGGTTATCAAG GTTGTCGGCAGGTTCCTGGCCTTTTGTATGGGAACCACTCCCGCCGAATCTATCAACGCGGCCGCGAACATTTTTGTGTCCATG ACGGAGTCCCCATTGATGATCCGTCCGTTCTTGGAGGACATGACGCGCTCGGAGCTACACGCCGTAATGACAGGAGGGTTTGCCACCATAGCCGGAAGTGTGCTGGGAGCTTACATCTCATTTGGG GTACCGGCCAATCACCTTTTGTCGGCTAGTGTGATGAGCGCCCCCGCAGCACTCGCCATTTCAAAGCTTGCTTATCCCGAAGTCGAGAAATCCAAGGCGTCCAGCGACGATTTTACTAAAATGGAAAAATC ACCAGAACACAATCTTATTGAGGCTGCTTCGAATGGCGCCACGGCCAGTCTGAAAATTATCGGCGCCATCTTGGTAAACGTGATTGCCTTCTTATCCCTGCTGGCGTTTCTCAACGCTACGTTAACGTGGATTGGTCACCGTGTGGGCATCTATGAGCCAGATCTAACGTTTGAG CTGATAACATCGTACGTGTTGTTTCCCGTCTCCTTTTTCATGGGCGTTGAAACCGGGGACTGTCGGAAAGTGGCGGAATTAATAG gCGTAAAAACGTTCACCAACGAGTTTATAGCTTACGGTAACCTGAAGGTTTTGATCGAAAACAGACAAGCCTTGAGTAACTACACGACCTTCCACAACACAACGGACTGGTTCTGGGACAAGGGCAATGTGGTCCTTAACATTACTGGAGAAGTCTTAGCGGGAGGATTTATCTCG GAGAAATCCGAGATCATATCCACGTACGCCCTGTGCGGTTTCGCCAACTTTGGCTCCATCGGGATCACTTTGGGGGGTTTAGGGAGCTTGGCGCCCAGTCGACGGAGTGATCTGACACAAATGGTTGTCCGGGCAATGATCTGTGGCAATGTAGCATGCTTCCTCACCGCTTGTATAGCTG
- the LOC128226232 gene encoding LOW QUALITY PROTEIN: uncharacterized protein LOC128226232 (The sequence of the model RefSeq protein was modified relative to this genomic sequence to represent the inferred CDS: substituted 1 base at 1 genomic stop codon), giving the protein SPPPPSPPPQPQSPSPPPPPSPPPPSPSPSSPSIPSPPPPSPPPPLPPHPSPSPPPPPSPPPPSPSPTSPPLXSPPPQSPSPPSSPPPSPPPPSPPPPSQSSLPPPPSPPPQSPFSSAHQPPSPSPSSLPPPPSPPPQSPSPPPALSPRPPPSPPPPSP; this is encoded by the exons tcacctccacctccatcaccaccacctcaacctcaatcacc ATCccctccacctccaccatcaccccCACCTccgtcaccatcaccttcaTCACCATCAATTCCATC tccacctccaccatcacctccacctccattaCCACCAcatccatcaccatcacctccacctcc TCcgtcaccaccacctccatcaccatccccaacatcaccaccactataatcacctccacctcagtcaccatcaccaccatcatcaccacctcC GtcacctccaccaccatcacctccaccaccatcGCAATCATCActtccacctccaccatcacctccacctcaatcaccatttTCAAGTGCACATCAACCACCATCACCGTCACCATCATCActtccacctccaccatcacctccacctcaatcaccatcaccaccaccagcattaTCACCTCGtcctccaccatcaccaccacctccatcaccataa